The proteins below come from a single Mya arenaria isolate MELC-2E11 chromosome 6, ASM2691426v1 genomic window:
- the LOC128237160 gene encoding uncharacterized protein LOC128237160 isoform X3 has product MPTLERTMPVEENSDDDSEMPSLNHSVLPDDSAYAYGPVLDVDTSVVHLHTTRAEMPVEENSDDDSAMPSLNPSVLPDDSAYAYDTVLDDDTTVLSVVDMHIIRDEFQLSDIDDHVLPVLNSTAFDESYYSFYTGTDASHKEDISFDVTGRNVAEVVPVVEQSHYGALTETILENRGITWTVIDGGSQRGSKVLISSLGYAYGVKRENKASTIWRCTSRSKSIKCKCLSLVPGGLATCTERGAS; this is encoded by the exons ATGCCGACGCTAGAACGGACG ATGCCAGTGGAAGAGAACTCCGACGACGATTCCGAGATGCCTTCTCTTAACCACAGCGTGTTACCAGACGACTCGGCGTACGCGTATGGCCCTGTGCTCGATGTTGACACCAGCGTCGTTCACCTGCACACCACCAGAGCTGAG ATGCCAGTGGAAGAGAACTCCGACGACGATTCCGCGATGCCTTCTCTTAACCCCAGCGTGTTACCAGACGACTCGGCGTACGCGTACGACACTGTGCTCGACGATGACACCACAGTATTGAGCGTCGTTGACATGCACATCATCAGAGATGAG TTTCAGCTTTCCGACATCGACGACCATGTCCTTCCGGTGTTGAATTCTACTGCGTTTGATGAGTCTTACTACTCGTTTTACACCGGAACCGATGCCAGCCACAAAGAGGACATTTCCTTTGACGTTACCGGCAGGAACGTCGCCGAGGTCGTCCCAGTAGTGGAACAGTCTCACTATGGGGCCCTGACGGAGACTATCTTGGAGAACCGCGGCATCACTTGGACCGTAATAGATGGCGGTAGTCAACGGGGATCAAAGGTCCTCATTTCCAGTTTGGGCTACGCTTACGGAGTCAAG aGAGAGAACAAGGCATCCACGATATGGCGGTGCACCTCGAGAAGTAAGAGCATCAAGTGCAAGTGCCTTTCATTGGTCCCAGGCGGCTTGGCGACATGTACAGAGCGTGGGGCTAGCTGA
- the LOC128237157 gene encoding uncharacterized protein LOC128237157 isoform X1 yields MATYITFSPLYERHGLMIEKQERRELLPAAITIYTRKRFIARVYLFIAFACRFIVAQGDREQFSNYTNAKGSCHNRSGLITQEMLTFSGLINITCELGLNDDVLKDGNSVWVKGRAQKGPYLTLYTCMRFKNQDKNSFAGNMTFYSNILYECSLFCDQVLHSIGYLGIYNDSCICMYDSFRFPHTPECLGNDFTDIHKGIIVFRLIGNMQFDVQSKSANFNCLGASFQDSGTTSYYNTKCASMLYSICTQRVDSDLSNECVPRHEEFCFNEENNTFLEHYRKCWLKNGTLIPFNSGIPKYINSSVMLGSFRTFRAIEDDGENKNNVSWSCLSITRNNGTIYMETENCSNENEFICMDDIQGSETKDGGKPNTDTLSYGLISAVAICGVLIVLCILLILLKITKVHKNTCFSYKPASRSDDNISSRSTELE; encoded by the exons ATGGCGACTTACATTACATTTTCGCCTTTGTACGAAAGGCATGG GTTGATGATCGAAAAACAAGAAAGAAGAGAACTGTTGCCTGCTGCCATTACCATATACACACGGAAACGTTTTATAGCTCGTGTCTATCTTTTTATCGCTTTTGCGTGTCGTTTTATTGTTGCTCAAGGGGACAGAGAACAATTTAGCAACTACACAAATGCAAAAGGGAGCTGTCACAATCGCAGTGGTCTTATTACACAggaaatgcttacattcagtggATTAATCAACATTACATGTGAACTTGGTCTAAACGACGATGTGTTAAAGGACGGGAATTCTGTATGGGTAAAAGGGCGGGCGCAAAAAGGACCCTATCTAACTCTCTATACTTGCATGAGGTTTAAAAACCAGGATAAAAACAGTTTTGCAGGAAACATGACATTCTATTCTAACATCCTTTACGAATGTAGCTTGTTCTGTGATCAGGTTTTACACTCGATTGGATATCTTGGGATTTACAATGATTCATGTATATGCATGTATGATTCATTCAGATTTCCACATACACCGGAATGTTTAGGAAATGATTTTACGGATATACACAAGGGGATAATCGTTTTCAGACTGATTGGAAACATGCAGTTTGATGTCCAatcaaaatcagcaaatttCAACTGCCTTGGGGCTTCTTTTCAGGATAGTGGAACAACATCGTACTATAACACTAAATGTGCGTCTATGTTATATAGCATATGCACACAACGTGTTGATAGTGATCTTAGTAACGAATGTGTACCAAGGCATgaagaattttgttttaacgaagaaaacaatacattccTTGAGCATTACCGGAAATGCTGGCTGAAGAATGGAACCCTTATCCCGTTTAATTCAGGAataccaaaatatataaattcttCAGTAATGCTAGGCAGTTTCCGAACTTTCAGAGCTATTGAAGATGATGGCGAAAACAAGAATAATGTTTCCTGGTCATGTTTATCAATCACAAGAAACAATGGAACCATTTATATGGAGAcagaaaattgttcaaatgaaaatgaattcaTATGTATGGATGATATACAAGGATCTGAGACAAAGGATGGTGGAAAACCAAATACTGACACACTTAGTTACGGTTTGATAAGTGCAGTTGCTATTTGTGGGGTATTAATTGTGCTATGTATCTTGCTGATACTGCTGAAGATAACGAAAGTacataaaaacacatgtttttcatataaacccGCCTCTAGGTCTGATGATAATATCTCATCACGTTCTACGGAATTAGAATAG
- the LOC128237160 gene encoding uncharacterized protein LOC128237160 isoform X2, which produces MQYIEHQLKSSSILIQIKCSERQKQVKIPCTARSVLRNMCLEFNTSWAEVRPRQHAVECDSCHRWQHRICGTGISLATYREAPKNEAGLTFVCRPCLQPSTTVEDADMPTLERTMPVEENSDDDSEMPSLNHSVLPDDSAYAYGPVLDVDTSVVHLHTTRAEMPVEENSDDDSAMPSLNPSVLPDDSAYAYDTVLDDDTTVLSVVDMHIIRDELSDIDDHVLPVLNSTAFDESYYSFYTGTDASHKEDISFDVTGRNVAEVVPVVEQSHYGALTETILENRGITWTVIDGGSQRGSKVLISSLGYAYGVKRENKASTIWRCTSRSKSIKCKCLSLVPGGLATCTERGAS; this is translated from the exons ATGCAATACATTGAACATCAACTTAAAAGTTCAAGTATActaattcaaattaaatgttctGAACGACAAAAACAAGTTAAAATACCATGTACTGCTCGCTCGGTTCTCAGAAACATGTGCTTGGAATTTAATACCAGCTGGGCA GAAGTAAGGCCGCGACAGCATGCTGTGGAATGTGATTCCTGCCATCGCTGGCAACACCGCATTTGCGGAACAG gAATTTCCCTTGCTACGTATCGGGAGGCACCAAAGAATGAGGCGGGGTTGACGTTTGTGTGCCGTCCGTGTCTGCAGCCATCCACTACAGTTGAAGATGCCGACATGCCGACGCTAGAACGGACG ATGCCAGTGGAAGAGAACTCCGACGACGATTCCGAGATGCCTTCTCTTAACCACAGCGTGTTACCAGACGACTCGGCGTACGCGTATGGCCCTGTGCTCGATGTTGACACCAGCGTCGTTCACCTGCACACCACCAGAGCTGAG ATGCCAGTGGAAGAGAACTCCGACGACGATTCCGCGATGCCTTCTCTTAACCCCAGCGTGTTACCAGACGACTCGGCGTACGCGTACGACACTGTGCTCGACGATGACACCACAGTATTGAGCGTCGTTGACATGCACATCATCAGAGATGAG CTTTCCGACATCGACGACCATGTCCTTCCGGTGTTGAATTCTACTGCGTTTGATGAGTCTTACTACTCGTTTTACACCGGAACCGATGCCAGCCACAAAGAGGACATTTCCTTTGACGTTACCGGCAGGAACGTCGCCGAGGTCGTCCCAGTAGTGGAACAGTCTCACTATGGGGCCCTGACGGAGACTATCTTGGAGAACCGCGGCATCACTTGGACCGTAATAGATGGCGGTAGTCAACGGGGATCAAAGGTCCTCATTTCCAGTTTGGGCTACGCTTACGGAGTCAAG aGAGAGAACAAGGCATCCACGATATGGCGGTGCACCTCGAGAAGTAAGAGCATCAAGTGCAAGTGCCTTTCATTGGTCCCAGGCGGCTTGGCGACATGTACAGAGCGTGGGGCTAGCTGA
- the LOC128237157 gene encoding uncharacterized protein LOC128237157 isoform X2, with protein MIEKQERRELLPAAITIYTRKRFIARVYLFIAFACRFIVAQGDREQFSNYTNAKGSCHNRSGLITQEMLTFSGLINITCELGLNDDVLKDGNSVWVKGRAQKGPYLTLYTCMRFKNQDKNSFAGNMTFYSNILYECSLFCDQVLHSIGYLGIYNDSCICMYDSFRFPHTPECLGNDFTDIHKGIIVFRLIGNMQFDVQSKSANFNCLGASFQDSGTTSYYNTKCASMLYSICTQRVDSDLSNECVPRHEEFCFNEENNTFLEHYRKCWLKNGTLIPFNSGIPKYINSSVMLGSFRTFRAIEDDGENKNNVSWSCLSITRNNGTIYMETENCSNENEFICMDDIQGSETKDGGKPNTDTLSYGLISAVAICGVLIVLCILLILLKITKVHKNTCFSYKPASRSDDNISSRSTELE; from the coding sequence ATGATCGAAAAACAAGAAAGAAGAGAACTGTTGCCTGCTGCCATTACCATATACACACGGAAACGTTTTATAGCTCGTGTCTATCTTTTTATCGCTTTTGCGTGTCGTTTTATTGTTGCTCAAGGGGACAGAGAACAATTTAGCAACTACACAAATGCAAAAGGGAGCTGTCACAATCGCAGTGGTCTTATTACACAggaaatgcttacattcagtggATTAATCAACATTACATGTGAACTTGGTCTAAACGACGATGTGTTAAAGGACGGGAATTCTGTATGGGTAAAAGGGCGGGCGCAAAAAGGACCCTATCTAACTCTCTATACTTGCATGAGGTTTAAAAACCAGGATAAAAACAGTTTTGCAGGAAACATGACATTCTATTCTAACATCCTTTACGAATGTAGCTTGTTCTGTGATCAGGTTTTACACTCGATTGGATATCTTGGGATTTACAATGATTCATGTATATGCATGTATGATTCATTCAGATTTCCACATACACCGGAATGTTTAGGAAATGATTTTACGGATATACACAAGGGGATAATCGTTTTCAGACTGATTGGAAACATGCAGTTTGATGTCCAatcaaaatcagcaaatttCAACTGCCTTGGGGCTTCTTTTCAGGATAGTGGAACAACATCGTACTATAACACTAAATGTGCGTCTATGTTATATAGCATATGCACACAACGTGTTGATAGTGATCTTAGTAACGAATGTGTACCAAGGCATgaagaattttgttttaacgaagaaaacaatacattccTTGAGCATTACCGGAAATGCTGGCTGAAGAATGGAACCCTTATCCCGTTTAATTCAGGAataccaaaatatataaattcttCAGTAATGCTAGGCAGTTTCCGAACTTTCAGAGCTATTGAAGATGATGGCGAAAACAAGAATAATGTTTCCTGGTCATGTTTATCAATCACAAGAAACAATGGAACCATTTATATGGAGAcagaaaattgttcaaatgaaaatgaattcaTATGTATGGATGATATACAAGGATCTGAGACAAAGGATGGTGGAAAACCAAATACTGACACACTTAGTTACGGTTTGATAAGTGCAGTTGCTATTTGTGGGGTATTAATTGTGCTATGTATCTTGCTGATACTGCTGAAGATAACGAAAGTacataaaaacacatgtttttcatataaacccGCCTCTAGGTCTGATGATAATATCTCATCACGTTCTACGGAATTAGAATAG
- the LOC128237160 gene encoding uncharacterized protein LOC128237160 isoform X1 encodes MQYIEHQLKSSSILIQIKCSERQKQVKIPCTARSVLRNMCLEFNTSWAEVRPRQHAVECDSCHRWQHRICGTGISLATYREAPKNEAGLTFVCRPCLQPSTTVEDADMPTLERTMPVEENSDDDSEMPSLNHSVLPDDSAYAYGPVLDVDTSVVHLHTTRAEMPVEENSDDDSAMPSLNPSVLPDDSAYAYDTVLDDDTTVLSVVDMHIIRDEFQLSDIDDHVLPVLNSTAFDESYYSFYTGTDASHKEDISFDVTGRNVAEVVPVVEQSHYGALTETILENRGITWTVIDGGSQRGSKVLISSLGYAYGVKRENKASTIWRCTSRSKSIKCKCLSLVPGGLATCTERGAS; translated from the exons ATGCAATACATTGAACATCAACTTAAAAGTTCAAGTATActaattcaaattaaatgttctGAACGACAAAAACAAGTTAAAATACCATGTACTGCTCGCTCGGTTCTCAGAAACATGTGCTTGGAATTTAATACCAGCTGGGCA GAAGTAAGGCCGCGACAGCATGCTGTGGAATGTGATTCCTGCCATCGCTGGCAACACCGCATTTGCGGAACAG gAATTTCCCTTGCTACGTATCGGGAGGCACCAAAGAATGAGGCGGGGTTGACGTTTGTGTGCCGTCCGTGTCTGCAGCCATCCACTACAGTTGAAGATGCCGACATGCCGACGCTAGAACGGACG ATGCCAGTGGAAGAGAACTCCGACGACGATTCCGAGATGCCTTCTCTTAACCACAGCGTGTTACCAGACGACTCGGCGTACGCGTATGGCCCTGTGCTCGATGTTGACACCAGCGTCGTTCACCTGCACACCACCAGAGCTGAG ATGCCAGTGGAAGAGAACTCCGACGACGATTCCGCGATGCCTTCTCTTAACCCCAGCGTGTTACCAGACGACTCGGCGTACGCGTACGACACTGTGCTCGACGATGACACCACAGTATTGAGCGTCGTTGACATGCACATCATCAGAGATGAG TTTCAGCTTTCCGACATCGACGACCATGTCCTTCCGGTGTTGAATTCTACTGCGTTTGATGAGTCTTACTACTCGTTTTACACCGGAACCGATGCCAGCCACAAAGAGGACATTTCCTTTGACGTTACCGGCAGGAACGTCGCCGAGGTCGTCCCAGTAGTGGAACAGTCTCACTATGGGGCCCTGACGGAGACTATCTTGGAGAACCGCGGCATCACTTGGACCGTAATAGATGGCGGTAGTCAACGGGGATCAAAGGTCCTCATTTCCAGTTTGGGCTACGCTTACGGAGTCAAG aGAGAGAACAAGGCATCCACGATATGGCGGTGCACCTCGAGAAGTAAGAGCATCAAGTGCAAGTGCCTTTCATTGGTCCCAGGCGGCTTGGCGACATGTACAGAGCGTGGGGCTAGCTGA